The following are encoded in a window of uncultured Ilyobacter sp. genomic DNA:
- a CDS encoding DUF2628 domain-containing protein has product MNYEDRALLSYLGKEKGFEWYKKSFAKHDAKNGKFSWSWSFWAFIGGGWYFIYRKMFVEGVCLLALGVFLTFTYPAMMLSLKISMGGIAPYMLYVRYKTIKSDVESKYKKESGRLEALKERGGYFQNAIYMAVTAYLLIAVFIAYAYITAG; this is encoded by the coding sequence ATGAATTACGAAGACAGGGCTCTGTTAAGCTATTTGGGGAAAGAGAAAGGGTTTGAGTGGTATAAAAAATCCTTTGCCAAACATGATGCAAAAAATGGAAAATTTTCGTGGAGTTGGTCATTTTGGGCATTTATAGGTGGAGGATGGTATTTTATCTATAGAAAAATGTTTGTAGAGGGTGTATGCCTACTAGCGTTAGGAGTATTTCTAACATTCACCTATCCGGCTATGATGCTTTCATTAAAAATATCAATGGGGGGAATAGCACCTTATATGCTCTATGTGAGATATAAAACTATCAAAAGTGACGTGGAGAGCAAATACAAGAAAGAGAGCGGCAGATTAGAAGCGTTGAAGGAAAGAGGAGGATACTTTCAAAATGCTATATATATGGCAGTGACGGCTTATCTTCTAATAGCAGTATTCATAGCTTATGCATATATAACTGCAGGATAA